In a single window of the Alistipes sp. ZOR0009 genome:
- a CDS encoding Cthe_2314 family HEPN domain-containing protein, producing the protein MLKVKTTEEFTNSEFGNEYVRILAPLAGKHMGIFLDAIKNRTADNLDYNLIGTANEITLKKISNYYGLLHTVFEDLGLVLSFLRVNERSKLYELFPELENDEQYYVYHLENYIIRISTVSDLVGKLGNILYKTGIDDEKCNGHKFKEALSKIGSSKTAMIEKLLIRTKEIKDIRHKKIHTGESELPYLTGIVFYSDLMKLINEKASPILDEYTDKNLIAEIDKIETEIFEVISIVNDFLDASIDKLKDLVKEE; encoded by the coding sequence ATGTTGAAAGTAAAAACTACAGAAGAATTTACCAATTCGGAATTTGGCAATGAATATGTGAGGATTTTAGCGCCACTTGCCGGAAAGCATATGGGAATCTTCCTTGATGCAATAAAGAATAGAACTGCTGATAATTTAGACTATAATCTTATTGGAACGGCAAATGAAATTACATTAAAAAAAATCAGTAATTATTATGGACTACTCCATACTGTCTTTGAAGACCTTGGTTTAGTCTTGTCATTTCTTCGAGTTAATGAACGTAGTAAACTTTATGAATTATTTCCAGAACTTGAAAATGATGAGCAATACTATGTTTATCATCTGGAGAATTATATAATTAGAATTAGTACAGTATCAGATTTGGTAGGGAAACTAGGGAATATCCTATACAAAACTGGAATTGATGATGAAAAATGTAATGGTCACAAATTTAAAGAAGCCCTAAGCAAAATCGGCAGTTCCAAAACTGCTATGATTGAAAAGTTACTAATAAGAACAAAAGAAATCAAAGATATACGACATAAGAAAATCCATACTGGAGAAAGTGAACTTCCTTATTTAACAGGAATCGTTTTCTATAGTGATTTAATGAAATTAATTAATGAAAAAGCTTCTCCAATACTAGATGAGTATACTGATAAAAATCTTATTGCAGAGATTGATAAAATTGAGACAGAGATCTTTGAAGTTATATCAATTGTAAACGATTTTCTAGATGCCTCAATAGATAAGTTAAAGGATTTAGTAAAAGAAGAATAA